In the genome of Quercus robur chromosome 3, dhQueRobu3.1, whole genome shotgun sequence, one region contains:
- the LOC126718460 gene encoding ATP-citrate synthase alpha chain protein 1, producing MARKKIREYDSKRLLKEHFKRLSGRELPIKSAQVTESTDFNELAQNEPWLSSMKLVVKPDMLFGKRGKSGLVALNLDLAQVVTFVKERLGKEVEMGGCKGPITTFIVEPFIPHNEEFYLNIVSDRIGNSISFSECGGIEIEENWDKVKTVFIPTGVSLTSELCAPLVATLPLEIKVEIEEFIKTVFTLFQDLDFTFLEMNPFALVDGKPYPLDMRGELDDTAAFKNFKKWGSIEFPMPFGRVMSPSESFIHGLDEKTSASLKFTVLNPKGRIWTMVAGGGASVIYADTVGDLGYASELGNYAEYSGAPNEDEVLQYARVVLDCVTADPDGRKRALVIGGGIANFTDVAATFNGIIRALKEKESKLKAARVHIYVRRGGPNYQKGLAKMRGLGEEIGIPIEVYGPEATMTGICKQAIECITAAA from the exons ATGGCACGCAAGAAGATCAGAGAGTACGATTCCAAGAGATTGTTGAAAGAGCACTTCAAGAGGCTCTCTGGCCGTGAACTACCCATTAAATCAGCCCAA GTCACGGAATCAACAGATTTCAATGAGTTAGCCCAAAACGAACCTTGGCTTTCATCGATGAAGTTGGTTGTGAAACCTGATATGTTGTTTGGGAAGCGTGGGAAGAGCGGTTTAGTTGCCTTGAATCTCGATTTGGCTCAAGTTGTTACATTCGTGAAGGAGCGTCTTGGCAAAGAG GTTGAGATGGGTGGATGTAAAGGACCTATTACGACATTCATTGTAGAACCTTTCATCCCACACAACGAAGAGTTCTATCTTAATATCGTCTCAGACCGAATTGGGAATAGCATAAGCTTTTCAGAATGTGGAGGAATTGAAATTGAAGAGAACTGGGATAAG GTTAAGACTGTATTTATCCCAACAGGAGTGTCTCTTACATCAGAATTATGTGCTCCACTTGTTGCGACGCTTCCTTTGGAG ATCAAAGTAGAGATTGAGGAGTTTATCAAAACAGTTTTTACACTATTTCAAG ACCTGGACTTCACTTTCCTAGAGATGAATCCTTTTGCTTTGGTTGATGGAAAGCCTTATCCTTTGGATATGAGAGGAGAGTTGGATGATACTGCTGCTTTCAAGAACTTTAAGAA GTGGGGCAGTATTGAATTTCCAATGCCATTTGGAAGAGTTATGAGTCCTTCAGAGAGCTTTATTCATGGActagatgaaaag ACAAGTGCTTCTTTGAAATTCACAGTTTTGAACCCTAAGGGTCGAATTTGGACCATGGTAGCTGGAGGAGGTGCAAGTGTTATCTATGCAGATACG GTTGGGGATCTTGGCTACGCTTCTGAGCTTGGAAACTATGCAGAATATAGTGGAGCTCCCAATGAAGATGAAGTGTTGCAATATGCCAGAGTTGTACTTGAT TGTGTTACTGCTGATCCTGATGGCCGTAAGAGAGCCCTTGTAATTGGAGGAGGAATAGCTAACTTTACTGATGTTGCTGCTACATTTAATGGTATAATTCGTGCCCTGAAGGAGAAG GAATCAAAACTTAAAGCAGCAAGGGTGCACATTTATGTGAGGAGAGGAGGTCCTAACTACCAGAAAGGCCTGGCAAAAATGCGTGGACTTGGAGAGGAAATTGGCATCCCAATTGAG GTTTATGGGCCTGAAGCAACAATGACCGGAATATGCAAACAGGCAATCGAGTGTATCACTGCAGCTGCATAA